CCTCGCGGCCGACGCCCTCGATCGGCACTCTTCTCCCGGAGATGAGGCCGGCCAGGATGGCGATCTTGTAGGCGGCGTCGTGGCCTTCGACGTCGCTCGCCGGATCGGCCTCCGCGTAGCCCAGGCGCTGCGCCTCCGCGAGGACCTCCGCGTACGGGGCGCCCTCCTCGGACATGCGCGTCAGGATGTAGTTGGTCGTGCCGTTGACGATGCCGAACACCCCCTGCACCGAGTTGGCGGCCATGCTCCGGAGCAGGGGCAGGACGAGCGGGATGCCGCCGGCGACGGCTCCCTCGAAGTACACGCCCACGCCGGCTTCCCGCGCGGCGGCGAACAACTCCGCCCCGTGCCGGGCGAGGACCTCCTTGTTGGCGGTGACCACGTGCTTTCCGGCGCGGATGGCGGCCAGGAGCAGCTCCCGCGCCGGCTTGACGCCCCCCATGACCTCGACCACGATGTGCACGTCGGGCATGGTCGCGAGCGCCGCGGCATCGGTCGTCAGCAGGGCCGGATCGACGTCGCGCGCACGCCGCACGTCGCGCACCGCCGCGCCCACGAGCGAGAGCGGGCGGCCCAGTCTCTCCGCATAGGTCCCGCCCTTCTCGGCGAGCAGGCGCGCCACGCTCGAGCCGACGACGCCGCACCCCAGGAGCGCGATGCCCACGGGTGCGACCGACGCGGCGGCGGGCTTCTTGCTCGACAGGTTCTCGGCGGTGGGCATGGGACAAGTTTACCCTCAGAAGTGCACGACGATGTTGCGCTTCTGTTCCGAGGGGCGGCCCCGTCACCGCCCGTTGGTCGAGTAGTGCCAGGGTTCGGGCGGGTAGTTGTAGAAGCCGAACCGCCCCCCGTTGCGCCGCAGCCAGGCCCAGGCGCCGGGCGTGCCGAGGAAGTCGATGGCGTTGCCCTTCTCGTGGTTGCTGGTCCCTGGCGGCGCCACGTAGCGGGGATTGGGGTTGGCCCGCCACAATCGCTCCTGCTCGGCGCGAGTGCGGTAGCCCGAGTTGATCACCAGGTCGATCCCGTCGCGCCTCGCCGCGGCGACCATTCTGTCGAACGCGGCCGCGATGCCCGCGCCGATGTACTTGCCCTGGCGGATGACCGCCGGTTGCGGCCCGCCGATGTCTGTGCGCCGGTTGCTGTTGCGGCCTGCCCCCGGCGCCGGGTAGCGCACCTTGCCCTGGACGGCGATGCCCAGGCGGTTCCAGGTCCTGGGCCCGACGACGCCGTCGATCGCGAGATCGAACCTTTGCTGGAAGCGCCGCACGGCCCGCTCGGTGCGGGGGCCGAAGACTCCGTCGACCGGCCCGGGATCGATGCCGAAGCGCGCCAGGCGGCGCTGCAGGCGCGCGACCGGCGTGCCGCGGGCGGTCTTGCGCAGCAAGGGGCCAGAGCCGCCGGTCGTCTTCAGGCGGGGCTTGCGGGGCTCCGGCAGTCCTGACGGCCCGGGCCCGGACGCCGGTGCGCGCACTGGCGCAGGCTGCCGCGCCGGCCTCGGCTC
This sequence is a window from Candidatus Tanganyikabacteria bacterium. Protein-coding genes within it:
- a CDS encoding homoserine dehydrogenase — protein: MPTAENLSSKKPAAASVAPVGIALLGCGVVGSSVARLLAEKGGTYAERLGRPLSLVGAAVRDVRRARDVDPALLTTDAAALATMPDVHIVVEVMGGVKPARELLLAAIRAGKHVVTANKEVLARHGAELFAAAREAGVGVYFEGAVAGGIPLVLPLLRSMAANSVQGVFGIVNGTTNYILTRMSEEGAPYAEVLAEAQRLGYAEADPASDVEGHDAAYKIAILAGLISGRRVPIEGVGREGITQIAPVDLKYARDLNYAVKLLAIARRGADGRLEVRVNPAMIPVQHPLASIRLVTNAVAVKGDAVGEVVFSGPGAGGMPTASAVVADILNAAEALGGPGPLVAPGGNGDADLLPDREVVSAFYLRLTADDKPGVLGALGTRFGTHGVSIRLFVQRVAAEGKAELVFVTHPVAEGAFRDAIAKISNHSAIQKVECIIRVEDDV
- a CDS encoding peptidoglycan-binding protein, whose product is EPRPARQPAPVRAPASGPGPSGLPEPRKPRLKTTGGSGPLLRKTARGTPVARLQRRLARFGIDPGPVDGVFGPRTERAVRRFQQRFDLAIDGVVGPRTWNRLGIAVQGKVRYPAPGAGRNSNRRTDIGGPQPAVIRQGKYIGAGIAAAFDRMVAAARRDGIDLVINSGYRTRAEQERLWRANPNPRYVAPPGTSNHEKGNAIDFLGTPGAWAWLRRNGGRFGFYNYPPEPWHYSTNGR